From a single Paenibacillus sp. FSL R5-0345 genomic region:
- a CDS encoding PAS domain S-box protein produces MQKSHHSMEVAMHRVNLNHEQFNQQVINHASFGIALISPNGLILTVNPAFEQIFAYSTEEFEGLRLEDLSHPEDFGNLRDLKALLGEETEVQMEKQFITKNGDYIWGQLTLHLFSDESNQPAYFICQIVNITKQKESEQRLQESVERYTSLKKYNHDAVISFDLDGRIINTNSMTEKLTGYSIESELIGMKLASLIGEENVQRILERALYDNTVEQYINKLVTKDSEVVEVLTSIAPIYVNNHNIGFYLICKDISEQRQLSLAKEAAESTNRAKSEFLAMMSHEIRTPMNGVIGMTDILLETELNEEQREYVEIIRKSGGILLNIINDILDLSKIEAGRSELQEDTFDLRTCLKDSFSVIAIKAEQKHLELTSIINHDVPEFIYGDEERLKQVFLNLLGNAVKFTPAGSISVKVRLVKEDPSLLAFTVTDTGIGIDPDRLTDIFEPFEQVDSFMMRRHEGTGLGLAISRRIVGMMGGEIYAESDGKNGTSVTFTIRPKKSVVISSQEANINKLHTAREARILLAEDNSINALVLTKILEKMGHSVTAVTNGIDAVEAARKEPFDLILLDLHMPIMNGIEAMKILKDEHQEKCPPIIAVTANALKGDRENCLAAGMDEYISKPVKREVIVKMLDQFVI; encoded by the coding sequence ATGCAAAAATCACATCATTCCATGGAGGTCGCTATGCATCGCGTAAATCTAAACCATGAACAATTCAACCAACAGGTGATTAATCACGCATCCTTTGGAATCGCCCTTATATCGCCAAATGGTTTGATTCTGACCGTAAACCCAGCCTTTGAACAGATTTTTGCTTATTCCACTGAAGAGTTTGAGGGTTTGCGGTTAGAAGACCTTTCTCACCCCGAGGATTTCGGCAACCTTCGTGATTTAAAAGCACTCTTGGGTGAGGAAACAGAAGTGCAGATGGAAAAGCAGTTTATCACAAAAAATGGAGATTATATTTGGGGACAGCTTACTCTCCACTTATTCAGCGACGAGTCGAACCAGCCAGCATATTTCATTTGCCAGATCGTTAACATTACAAAGCAAAAGGAATCCGAGCAACGCCTTCAGGAGTCTGTTGAACGGTATACGTCGCTTAAAAAATACAACCATGACGCCGTCATTTCCTTTGACCTTGATGGTCGAATCATTAACACCAATAGTATGACGGAAAAGTTAACGGGCTACTCCATCGAGTCCGAGTTGATCGGGATGAAGCTTGCGAGTCTGATTGGAGAAGAGAATGTCCAGCGCATTCTGGAAAGAGCCCTTTACGATAATACGGTTGAGCAGTATATCAATAAGCTTGTCACTAAGGATAGCGAAGTAGTTGAAGTGCTCACCAGTATTGCACCCATTTATGTGAACAATCATAATATCGGGTTTTACCTTATATGCAAGGATATTTCCGAGCAAAGGCAATTGTCGCTAGCTAAGGAAGCCGCAGAGTCCACGAATAGAGCTAAAAGTGAGTTCCTGGCTATGATGAGTCATGAAATTCGCACTCCCATGAACGGGGTGATCGGCATGACTGATATTCTGCTTGAAACAGAGCTCAATGAAGAACAACGTGAATATGTAGAAATCATTCGCAAAAGCGGAGGAATCCTGCTCAATATAATTAATGATATCCTTGATCTTTCAAAAATTGAGGCAGGCCGAAGCGAGCTACAAGAGGATACATTCGATCTGCGAACTTGCCTCAAGGACAGCTTTTCTGTTATCGCAATAAAAGCTGAACAAAAACATCTGGAGCTCACCAGCATCATAAATCATGACGTTCCTGAATTTATTTACGGTGACGAGGAACGCTTGAAGCAAGTGTTCTTGAACCTGCTAGGCAATGCTGTGAAATTCACACCGGCGGGCAGCATATCGGTAAAAGTGAGGCTTGTAAAGGAAGATCCCTCCCTGCTGGCCTTTACGGTAACGGATACTGGCATTGGAATTGATCCTGATCGACTTACTGATATTTTTGAACCGTTTGAGCAGGTGGATAGCTTTATGATGCGGAGACATGAAGGTACGGGGCTTGGCCTTGCCATCAGCCGCAGAATTGTCGGAATGATGGGTGGTGAGATCTATGCGGAGAGTGACGGCAAGAACGGTACGTCGGTTACCTTCACAATCAGGCCCAAGAAATCAGTGGTAATCTCTAGCCAAGAGGCTAACATTAACAAGCTTCATACCGCACGTGAGGCAAGAATTTTACTTGCTGAAGACAACTCTATCAATGCGCTAGTGCTGACCAAAATACTCGAAAAAATGGGTCACAGCGTTACCGCTGTAACAAACGGCATAGATGCGGTTGAAGCAGCAAGGAAAGAACCATTTGATCTTATTTTATTGGATCTTCACATGCCCATTATGAACGGCATAGAGGCTATGAAGATATTAAAAGATGAGCATCAAGAGAAATGTCCGCCCATCATCGCGGTCACGGCTAATGCTTTGAAGGGTGACCGTGAAAATTGTCTAGCTGCCGGGATGGACGAGTATATCAGCAAGCCTGTAAAGCGTGAGGTCATCGTAAAGATGTTAGATCAGTTTGTGATCTAA
- a CDS encoding YojF family protein, producing MQLINQSEIQERIDLLKDQDLYIHLEMTTGAYAAHFDSSKHPAATFITNAVIRYSHGSISGNGPFRVGLKMSQGWIYSEGLTHFEESETERLILAGHDSQGKLVVSLQLSREPF from the coding sequence TTGCAGCTAATTAATCAATCCGAAATACAAGAGAGGATCGACCTGCTTAAAGATCAGGATCTATACATCCATCTTGAGATGACGACGGGAGCATACGCTGCCCATTTCGATAGTTCAAAGCATCCGGCAGCTACTTTCATTACTAATGCTGTGATTCGATATTCACATGGTTCAATTTCCGGTAATGGGCCTTTTCGCGTCGGCTTAAAAATGTCGCAGGGCTGGATATACTCGGAAGGACTAACTCACTTTGAAGAGAGTGAGACAGAAAGATTGATTCTGGCCGGGCATGACAGTCAAGGCAAACTGGTCGTATCTTTACAATTAAGCCGGGAGCCGTTCTAA
- the bshB2 gene encoding bacillithiol biosynthesis deacetylase BshB2, with protein sequence MERHILVILPHPDDEAFGISGTLAKHVQNGTQVTYACLTLGEMGRNMGVPPFANRVTLPQIRKKELEESCRAIGIQDLRMLGFHDKTIEFEDQALLEGHIDALLKELNPSLIITFYPGYSVHPDHDATGAAVVRTVGRMPKAERPPVHCIAFANNIEEIGKPQVIIEVKDFLKQKMASIQAHKSQFQAAELLGSKTLEDKEIQDRFGTEHFWIYPFE encoded by the coding sequence GTGGAAAGACATATTCTAGTTATATTACCGCATCCGGATGACGAGGCCTTCGGTATATCAGGAACACTTGCCAAGCATGTGCAAAACGGCACCCAAGTCACCTACGCTTGTCTGACACTTGGAGAAATGGGCCGGAATATGGGCGTTCCGCCATTCGCAAATCGGGTAACCCTCCCACAGATACGCAAAAAAGAACTTGAAGAATCCTGCCGAGCGATTGGAATACAGGATTTGAGAATGCTTGGTTTCCACGATAAGACGATTGAATTTGAAGATCAAGCTCTGCTTGAGGGCCATATTGATGCGCTTCTGAAGGAGCTTAACCCCTCACTGATCATTACATTCTATCCGGGGTACAGCGTTCATCCCGATCATGATGCTACCGGAGCTGCAGTGGTTCGAACGGTTGGAAGAATGCCCAAGGCAGAGAGACCTCCTGTTCACTGTATAGCTTTCGCCAATAATATTGAAGAGATTGGAAAACCTCAGGTAATCATTGAAGTGAAAGATTTCCTGAAGCAAAAGATGGCATCCATTCAGGCGCATAAATCCCAATTCCAAGCCGCTGAACTGTTAGGCAGCAAAACGCTAGAGGATAAAGAAATCCAAGATCGTTTTGGAACAGAGCATTTCTGGATCTATCCATTTGAATAA
- a CDS encoding M48 family metallopeptidase, giving the protein MKIEYDNQVIEFNVQYGNGKKISIHIDSSGRITLKAPKKTSEETIKSVVERHGKLIVEKLQSIEANKETPKLKEYEDEGKFLYLGKYYSLQELIETGDLNEEELKLKLKKFYFASCKKIVGERINRYQTQLRVKSKTIDIVESRTKWGSCSSDKKLTFNYRLAMAPVEVIDYVIIHELCHLLHMNHDRSFWRKVGSLMPDYKEKEEYLARYGRAMTL; this is encoded by the coding sequence ATGAAGATTGAGTACGACAATCAGGTGATCGAGTTTAATGTTCAATATGGAAATGGCAAGAAAATCTCCATTCATATAGATTCTTCAGGGCGTATAACACTCAAAGCTCCCAAGAAAACAAGTGAAGAGACGATTAAAAGCGTGGTTGAGCGTCATGGCAAATTAATAGTGGAGAAGCTGCAGAGCATTGAAGCAAACAAAGAAACGCCAAAGCTTAAAGAGTATGAAGACGAGGGCAAGTTCTTGTATCTGGGCAAATATTATTCGCTGCAAGAGCTAATAGAGACAGGGGATTTAAATGAGGAAGAGCTTAAACTGAAGCTGAAGAAGTTCTATTTTGCTAGCTGTAAAAAGATTGTAGGCGAACGGATTAATAGATATCAGACGCAGCTTAGAGTAAAGTCTAAGACCATTGACATTGTTGAGTCTAGAACCAAGTGGGGAAGCTGTAGCTCAGATAAAAAGCTAACCTTTAACTATCGCTTAGCGATGGCTCCAGTGGAGGTTATCGATTATGTAATCATCCATGAACTGTGTCATTTACTTCATATGAATCATGACCGCTCTTTTTGGAGAAAGGTTGGAAGCCTCATGCCGGATTATAAGGAGAAAGAAGAGTATTTAGCCAGATATGGGCGTGCTATGACGCTGTGA
- a CDS encoding cellulase family glycosylhydrolase: MTTRIQKSFLSLTLVTALLLSLFSSIAAAATKDEQQAKAAPKSKIQSYVDDMQPGWNLGNTLDATGEDETSWGNPRVTQELIKKIAAQGYKSIRIPITWDSHIGEAPNYTIEKAYLDRVEEVVGWALDAKLYVMINVHHDSWLWVSHMEEKHDETLARYNAAWTQIADRFKDKSDKLMFESINEPRFTDGGSTDEAKMEQMLTELNTSFHQIVRNSGGKNDVRPLVLPSLETSPTQPRMDQLYKTITALNDPNIIATVHFYGFWPFSVNIAGYTTFEKDTKNDITQTFDNVYNTFVAKGIPVIVGEFGLLGFDKDTGVIEQGEKLKFFEYLTYYLKEKKMTSMLWDNGQHFNRKTYKWSDSELQGVLMSGLKERSSSTESDLVYLKKGATIKDTKVKLNLNGNKLTTISVNGKHLTKGKDYTLNGEELTLKASQLKKLTASQKYGENAVLTLKFNKGVAWRLKIIVNDTAKLSDAKGTTESFAIPTTFNGNQLATMEAVYTAGGNAGPQDWTPFKEFGNTFSPSYNTKEIKLLPAFFKDVKDGEVILKFHFWNGDILTYKITKSGTSVVGKSS; the protein is encoded by the coding sequence ATGACTACTCGAATCCAGAAATCCTTCTTATCATTGACCCTTGTTACCGCTCTTCTGCTCTCTTTGTTCTCATCCATTGCCGCCGCTGCTACCAAGGACGAGCAACAAGCTAAAGCAGCACCAAAGAGTAAAATCCAATCCTATGTAGACGATATGCAGCCCGGATGGAACCTTGGCAATACTCTAGATGCTACAGGTGAGGATGAAACCTCCTGGGGAAATCCGCGTGTGACCCAAGAACTGATTAAGAAAATCGCCGCACAAGGCTACAAAAGTATCCGGATTCCTATCACTTGGGATTCACACATAGGTGAAGCACCGAACTACACCATTGAAAAAGCTTATCTCGACCGTGTCGAAGAAGTGGTCGGCTGGGCGCTGGACGCCAAGCTTTATGTAATGATTAACGTCCATCACGACTCCTGGTTATGGGTAAGTCATATGGAAGAGAAGCATGATGAAACGCTCGCGCGTTATAACGCAGCATGGACTCAAATTGCGGACCGCTTCAAGGATAAATCCGATAAGCTGATGTTCGAAAGCATCAATGAACCCCGCTTCACAGATGGCGGAAGCACCGATGAAGCGAAGATGGAGCAAATGCTTACAGAACTCAACACTTCCTTCCATCAGATCGTTCGGAACTCCGGTGGAAAGAATGATGTACGTCCGCTAGTTCTACCTTCATTAGAGACTTCTCCTACGCAGCCTAGAATGGATCAGCTCTACAAAACGATTACAGCTCTCAACGATCCGAATATAATTGCTACCGTTCACTTCTATGGCTTCTGGCCGTTCAGTGTGAATATCGCCGGCTATACCACGTTTGAAAAAGATACAAAAAACGATATCACCCAAACTTTTGATAACGTTTACAACACATTCGTAGCTAAAGGAATTCCGGTTATCGTTGGTGAGTTTGGACTACTGGGCTTCGATAAAGATACAGGTGTGATTGAACAAGGCGAGAAGCTGAAATTCTTCGAGTACCTTACCTATTATTTAAAAGAAAAGAAAATGACCTCTATGCTCTGGGATAATGGGCAGCATTTCAACCGCAAAACTTATAAGTGGTCCGATTCCGAGCTGCAGGGTGTATTAATGTCCGGTCTGAAGGAACGTTCCTCCAGTACCGAAAGCGATCTGGTCTATCTTAAAAAAGGTGCAACCATCAAAGACACCAAAGTGAAGCTTAATCTAAACGGAAATAAGCTTACTACCATTAGTGTAAATGGCAAACATCTAACTAAAGGCAAAGATTACACCTTAAATGGCGAGGAGCTTACACTCAAGGCCAGCCAACTTAAAAAGCTCACAGCTTCCCAAAAATACGGTGAAAATGCTGTGTTAACGCTGAAATTCAACAAAGGCGTTGCGTGGAGACTAAAGATCATCGTGAATGACACTGCCAAATTAAGTGATGCCAAAGGTACGACTGAATCGTTTGCGATTCCGACTACTTTTAATGGCAACCAGCTTGCCACGATGGAGGCTGTCTATACCGCTGGCGGCAATGCAGGCCCTCAAGATTGGACTCCATTCAAGGAGTTCGGCAATACTTTCTCACCGTCGTATAACACGAAAGAAATCAAGCTGCTCCCAGCCTTCTTTAAAGATGTTAAAGATGGAGAGGTCATCTTGAAATTCCACTTCTGGAATGGTGATATCCTTACTTACAAGATCACGAAGAGTGGCACTAGTGTTGTAGGAAAGTCTTCTTAG
- a CDS encoding S-layer homology domain-containing protein: MKNNKFLAWLLIVAVFITTFSTSVIPAHANEAIADSAVVTTEVDQALVEQINALVQEPDTEKPTILIEGIQDKQEVSSKDVSFKVVVTDNVYKDIIPVVKLNQVVLSATNGEYKASLNPGSNVIAVTAVDGAGNKADNVTYQVTYKITAKEQLDKSLAYIVNTVKNPSFGTGSGEWSILSLARANYKVPNGYYNLYYNNVVTKISSMIKEDGKLDANKSTENSRAILGLTSIGKDITNVAGHDLRNALADYQYIQKQGNNGPIFALIALDSYNYEIPVLFPDPDEKGVIYQSTRENLVQYILDREVKKGAADAGGWALGVTKADVDMTGMAMQALAPYYAKDPNVKAAVDRAIAWLSSVQNNQGGFTSWGSTSSESIAQVVVALTGVGVDPHSDPRFIKEGNSLIDALLSFSGPDGGFKHILTGKVDAMATDQGTYALVSYDRLINNSKRLYDMTDVQLEQPTTVVAKQQLNKNLAYILNTVKNPSFGTGSGEWSILSLARANYEVPSGYYNLYYNNVAAEVAKLMKDGKLDASKSTEHSRAILGLTSIGKDITNVAGYDLRNALADFQYVQKQGLNGPIFALIALDSHNYDIPVVEGVTDQTTREKLVQYILEKEAPTGGWALFGTKADTDITGMTMQALAPYYAKDPNVKAAVDRAVAWLSSTQNDQGGFTSWGSTSSESIAQVIVALTGVGVDPHSDPRFVKKGNSLIDALLTFADPDGGFKHILTGRVDGMATDQGTYALVSYDRLINHSNRLFDMNDVVIEQPPIQPEGPKEFPLPSGDKPEVIINDDAHDYIVPISAGDSNKEITVVIPKGQQSKVSVSLPINSDLPQIEAAKGDVSVVIPKGAKVTSGDASAIELMSPLTGTEAALKDSLNQIISQDKKLESIIHAFSMGGSARVEFSQFITLTFKDLKGKDAAYIQNGTPHAIQKFASDDLGFASGKSEYAYDSGNDLIVKTNHFTDYIAYSSSAVQTPGGDGNGGNDGGGTTPSKTYVTLSVDKLTIKKGYVVPSVQVELQSGDTVWSVLERVLDSRDIDYRYSWNSTFGSVYVESIAGDGEFDHGSGSGWMYNVNGNYPNYGASSYSLSSGDRIQWRYTTNLGADLNAPMPTPSATPKPTPKPSGTPAPGDVINPSEPNVSPSPTATPNGIEQLYKDADKISSWAFSAIETATVKGYIQGNNGQVNPKDHITRAEFTKILVSALELDIKSDKGITYKDVALGDWFYPYVNAAHKAGLITGFNNEFKPNDKITREQMAAIIVRALSIPATKPGTAIKDINTVSAWAKADVETIVATGLMLGDNNQFKPKELVTREMAVVVATRTHDYKSGDKAVSPYIQNTAAFLQKTVTNPVIASVGGDWTVFGLARSGVKVPDSYYAKYYANVEATLKEKAGKLHSVKYTEYDRVILALTSIGKNIDKVAGYNLLEPLADFDTVIKQGINGPVFALIALDSNHYDIPVVKDVKTQTTRELLIDYILGREISGGGWALGSNATEADPDITGMVIQGLTPYYKTNAKVTAAVDRGITWLSKTQTADGGFASWESTNSESIAQVIVALTGLGIDPHKDYRFIKNGRSAVDALLGFAAPEGGFYHVKQGGVGNGGAKPGEVDLMATDQAMYALVAYDRFVKGQTSLYDMTDVK, from the coding sequence ATGAAGAATAATAAGTTTTTAGCTTGGTTACTCATTGTAGCTGTATTTATCACGACGTTCTCTACAAGCGTAATCCCGGCTCATGCGAATGAAGCAATTGCCGATAGTGCAGTTGTAACAACAGAGGTTGATCAAGCTCTAGTAGAGCAGATTAATGCGTTAGTACAAGAGCCAGATACAGAGAAGCCTACGATTTTGATAGAAGGTATACAAGATAAACAGGAAGTATCCAGTAAAGATGTAAGCTTCAAAGTAGTGGTTACAGACAATGTCTACAAAGACATTATTCCAGTAGTAAAGCTGAACCAAGTCGTTCTGTCAGCTACTAATGGTGAGTACAAAGCATCTCTTAACCCGGGTAGTAACGTAATCGCAGTAACGGCTGTGGATGGCGCAGGAAACAAAGCAGATAATGTAACCTATCAGGTTACTTATAAAATCACTGCCAAAGAACAGTTAGATAAAAGCTTGGCCTACATCGTTAACACCGTAAAGAATCCGTCATTTGGAACAGGCAGCGGAGAATGGTCGATTCTTTCTCTAGCACGTGCGAACTACAAAGTACCTAACGGTTATTACAATCTCTATTACAACAATGTAGTTACGAAAATAAGTTCGATGATCAAAGAGGATGGAAAACTCGACGCTAACAAAAGCACAGAGAATTCCAGAGCGATTCTAGGCCTTACCTCTATCGGAAAAGATATCACGAATGTTGCAGGTCATGACCTAAGAAATGCACTCGCTGATTATCAATATATTCAGAAGCAAGGGAACAACGGTCCCATATTTGCTCTGATTGCACTAGATAGTTATAACTACGAAATTCCAGTATTATTCCCTGATCCTGATGAGAAGGGAGTAATCTATCAAAGCACAAGAGAAAACCTGGTTCAGTACATCTTGGATAGAGAAGTTAAAAAAGGTGCAGCAGATGCTGGAGGCTGGGCATTAGGTGTAACCAAAGCCGACGTCGATATGACCGGGATGGCGATGCAAGCACTTGCACCTTATTACGCAAAGGATCCTAATGTAAAAGCTGCCGTGGATCGGGCGATTGCATGGTTATCGAGTGTACAAAATAATCAAGGCGGATTCACAAGCTGGGGAAGCACAAGCAGTGAGAGCATCGCACAGGTTGTTGTTGCCTTAACTGGCGTAGGTGTAGATCCGCACAGTGACCCTAGGTTTATTAAAGAAGGAAATTCACTTATAGATGCTTTACTTAGCTTCTCTGGGCCGGATGGTGGATTCAAGCATATTCTCACCGGTAAAGTAGACGCTATGGCTACGGATCAAGGTACATATGCACTCGTATCCTATGATCGTCTGATTAATAATAGCAAACGTCTCTATGACATGACGGATGTTCAATTAGAACAGCCTACTACCGTTGTAGCAAAACAACAATTAAATAAAAACCTTGCCTATATCCTAAACACTGTAAAGAATCCGTCATTTGGAACAGGCAGCGGGGAATGGTCGATTCTTTCTCTGGCACGGGCCAATTACGAGGTTCCAAGTGGCTATTACAATCTTTATTATAACAATGTAGCTGCTGAAGTAGCTAAGCTAATGAAGGATGGAAAACTCGACGCTTCGAAAAGTACTGAGCATTCCAGAGCGATTCTAGGACTTACCTCGATCGGAAAAGATATCACGAATGTTGCAGGCTATGATCTAAGAAATGCACTTGCAGATTTTCAATATGTTCAGAAGCAGGGGCTTAATGGTCCTATATTTGCACTGATTGCCTTAGATAGTCATAACTATGATATTCCTGTAGTAGAAGGCGTTACAGATCAAACCACAAGAGAAAAACTGGTTCAGTATATTTTAGAAAAAGAAGCACCGACTGGTGGATGGGCGTTATTTGGTACTAAAGCCGACACCGATATCACCGGAATGACGATGCAAGCACTTGCACCTTACTATGCAAAGGATCCTAATGTAAAAGCTGCTGTGGATCGGGCGGTTGCATGGTTATCGAGTACGCAAAATGATCAAGGTGGATTTACAAGCTGGGGAAGCACAAGCAGTGAGAGCATCGCACAGGTCATTGTTGCTTTAACTGGTGTAGGCGTAGATCCGCACAGTGACCCAAGGTTTGTTAAAAAAGGAAATTCGCTTATAGATGCACTGCTTACCTTTGCTGATCCGGATGGTGGATTTAAGCATATTCTCACTGGTAGAGTAGATGGTATGGCTACGGACCAAGGTACGTATGCACTTGTGTCTTATGACCGTCTGATCAATCATAGTAACCGTCTTTTTGATATGAATGATGTGGTGATTGAACAACCACCTATACAACCAGAGGGGCCAAAAGAATTCCCGTTACCTTCTGGTGATAAGCCGGAAGTTATCATCAATGATGATGCTCATGATTATATCGTTCCGATCAGCGCCGGAGATAGCAACAAGGAAATAACAGTAGTTATTCCTAAAGGTCAACAATCGAAGGTTAGTGTTAGTTTACCTATTAACAGCGACCTTCCTCAGATTGAGGCTGCCAAAGGTGACGTATCTGTAGTCATTCCTAAGGGTGCAAAAGTTACAAGCGGAGATGCCTCTGCGATTGAACTGATGTCACCTTTAACAGGCACAGAAGCTGCACTAAAAGATAGTCTGAATCAGATTATTTCTCAGGATAAGAAGCTGGAGAGCATTATTCATGCTTTTTCCATGGGTGGCAGTGCAAGAGTAGAATTCAGTCAATTTATTACGTTAACCTTTAAGGACCTTAAAGGAAAAGATGCTGCTTATATTCAAAATGGCACACCTCATGCGATTCAAAAATTTGCAAGCGATGACTTAGGCTTTGCAAGCGGTAAGTCTGAGTATGCCTATGATAGTGGAAATGATTTAATCGTAAAAACTAATCATTTCACTGATTACATTGCGTATTCCTCCAGTGCAGTACAAACGCCTGGTGGTGACGGTAATGGTGGCAATGACGGTGGAGGAACCACTCCATCGAAGACATACGTAACCCTATCCGTGGATAAGCTTACGATTAAGAAGGGATATGTTGTTCCATCTGTACAGGTAGAGCTACAATCTGGTGACACAGTATGGTCTGTACTAGAGAGAGTGCTAGATAGCCGCGATATCGACTATAGATATTCTTGGAACAGTACATTTGGAAGTGTGTATGTTGAATCCATAGCTGGCGATGGAGAATTTGACCATGGTAGCGGTAGTGGATGGATGTATAATGTGAATGGAAATTATCCTAATTATGGTGCATCTTCATATAGTCTGAGTTCAGGGGATAGAATTCAGTGGCGTTATACTACGAATTTGGGTGCGGATCTAAATGCACCGATGCCAACCCCATCTGCGACACCAAAACCAACGCCTAAACCTAGCGGTACTCCTGCTCCTGGTGATGTAATTAATCCAAGTGAGCCGAATGTGAGTCCATCTCCAACAGCGACTCCTAATGGCATTGAGCAACTGTATAAAGACGCCGATAAGATCTCATCATGGGCGTTCTCAGCGATTGAAACAGCTACAGTAAAAGGGTACATCCAAGGTAACAATGGTCAGGTGAATCCGAAAGATCATATTACAAGAGCAGAATTTACTAAGATCCTAGTATCAGCATTGGAACTGGATATCAAGAGTGACAAAGGAATTACCTACAAGGATGTCGCTCTGGGAGATTGGTTCTATCCTTATGTGAATGCTGCGCATAAAGCAGGGTTAATTACAGGCTTTAATAATGAATTTAAGCCAAATGACAAGATTACTCGCGAACAAATGGCAGCCATTATTGTCAGAGCATTATCAATCCCGGCTACGAAGCCAGGTACAGCTATTAAAGATATCAATACAGTGTCTGCATGGGCTAAAGCAGATGTGGAAACCATTGTTGCCACCGGACTTATGTTAGGTGATAATAATCAGTTTAAACCTAAAGAGCTTGTAACGAGAGAAATGGCAGTTGTTGTTGCTACTAGAACCCATGATTATAAGAGTGGCGACAAAGCGGTTAGTCCATATATTCAGAACACAGCAGCCTTTTTGCAAAAAACAGTAACAAACCCGGTCATCGCCTCGGTTGGCGGGGATTGGACAGTGTTCGGGCTGGCACGTTCTGGTGTGAAGGTTCCAGATAGTTATTACGCTAAGTACTATGCGAATGTAGAAGCAACCCTTAAAGAAAAAGCTGGGAAGCTCCATAGCGTAAAATATACGGAATATGATAGAGTTATTTTGGCATTAACTTCAATCGGCAAAAATATTGATAAAGTGGCGGGTTATAACCTACTGGAACCGCTCGCGGATTTTGATACTGTAATCAAGCAAGGTATTAATGGACCTGTGTTTGCCTTGATCGCACTGGATAGTAATCATTACGACATTCCAGTAGTTAAAGATGTAAAGACGCAAACAACAAGAGAGCTGCTCATTGATTACATTTTAGGCAGAGAGATCAGCGGCGGGGGATGGGCATTAGGCAGTAATGCTACTGAGGCTGATCCGGATATCACTGGGATGGTTATTCAAGGCTTAACCCCTTATTACAAAACGAATGCCAAAGTAACGGCTGCTGTAGATCGTGGAATAACTTGGTTATCCAAAACACAAACAGCAGACGGCGGCTTTGCAAGCTGGGAGTCTACGAACTCCGAGAGCATTGCTCAGGTGATTGTAGCTTTAACTGGACTTGGTATAGATCCGCATAAGGATTACAGATTCATTAAAAATGGCCGTTCAGCGGTAGATGCGTTGCTTGGCTTTGCTGCACCTGAAGGTGGTTTTTATCACGTGAAGCAGGGTGGAGTAGGCAACGGAGGCGCGAAACCAGGAGAAGTAGATCTTATGGCTACGGATCAAGCAATGTATGCACTGGTTGCTTATGATCGGTTCGTTAAAGGTCAGACGAGTCTTTATGACATGACAGACGTTAAATAG